The following coding sequences lie in one Lolium perenne isolate Kyuss_39 chromosome 2, Kyuss_2.0, whole genome shotgun sequence genomic window:
- the LOC127331975 gene encoding dirigent protein 5-like: MQGLALTASSSKIVLAMFLLGLAAGAAAADGRRRHVSRSPDEPCKKMTLYYHDILYNGVNNSANATAAPATKPTVLSTVINPNGTYFGMLVVFDDPVTEGKALPVSGEEPAARAQGFYFYNMKQTTSAWFAFTLVFNSTESKGTLNLMGADLMDEKTRDFSVVGGTGDFFMARGVATIRTDVIEGFYYFRLQMDIKLYECYV, from the coding sequence ATGCAAGGCCTCGCGCTCACGGCATCCTCCAGCAAGATCGTGCTCGCCATGTTCCTGCTCGGCTTGGCGGctggtgccgccgccgccgacggtcGGAGGCGGCACGTCTCCAGAAGCCCCGACGAGCCGTGTAAGAAGATGACGCTCTACTACCACGACATCCTCTACAACGGCGTCAACAACTCAGCAAACGCGACGGCGGCACCGGCAACGAAACCGACGGTGCTGAGCACCGTGATCAACCCCAACGGCACCTACTTCGGCATGCTGGTGGTGTTCGACGACCCGGTAACGGAGGGCAAGGCGCTGCCCGTGTCCGGGGAGGAGCCGGCGGCACGCGCTCAAGGGTTCTACTTCTATAACATGAAGCAGACGACCAGCGCGTGGTTCGCCTTCACCCTCGTGTTCAACTCCACGGAGTCTAAGGGCACGCTCAACCTCATGGGCGCCGACCTCATGGACGAGAAGACGCGCGACTTCTCCGTCGTCGGCGGCACCGGCGACTTCTTCATGGCGCGCGGCGTCGCCACCATCCGCACCGACGTCATCGAGGGCTTCTACTATTTCCGCCTGCAGATGGACATCAAGCTCTACGAGTGCTACGTCTGA